One genomic region from Marmota flaviventris isolate mMarFla1 chromosome 6, mMarFla1.hap1, whole genome shotgun sequence encodes:
- the LOC114080035 gene encoding olfactory receptor 12D3-like has translation MENVTTVDEFLLLSLTSVQELQPVFFVMFLIIYLINLVGNGAILMIVILEPKLHSPMYFFLGNLSCLDICYSSVTLPKVLMNLLSTRRAISFLGCITQLHFFHFLGSTEAILLALMAFDRFVAICNPLRYTVIMNPQLCVLLAAVTWFFSFFNALMHSVMTARLDFCHSLKLNHFFCDVKPLLELACGNTELNQWILSIVTGSVSMGAFFLTLLSYFYIIGFLVLKNRSCRILHKALSTCASHFMVVCLFYGPVGFTYIRPASATSMSEDQTVAVIYSAVTPVLNPLIYTLRNKEMKA, from the exons atggAGAATGTCACTACAGTGGATGAGTTTCTTTTACTCAGCCTGACCAGTGTTCAGGAGCTTCAGCCAGTCTTCTTTGTGATGTTCTTAATTATTTACCTGATCAACTTAGTTGGAAATGGAGCAATATTAATGATTGTGATTTTGGAACCCAAACTTCACTCtcctatgtatttctttttggGAAATCTTTCTTGTCTGGATATTTGTTATTCTTCGGTGACACTGCCCAAGGTGCTTATGAACCTGCTCTCCACTCGAAGGGCCATATCTTTCCTAGGCTGTATCACTCAGCTACACTTCTTCCACTTTCTGGGAAGTACTGAGGCCATCTTGCTGGCACTGATGGCCTTTGACCGTTTTGTGGCCATCTGCAACCCACTTCGCTACACTGTCATCATGAACCCGCAGCTGTGTGTCCTGTTGGCAGCTGTGACCTGGTTCTTTAGCTTCTTCAATGCTCTGATGCATTCTGTCATGACTGCACGCCTGGACTTTTGCCATTCTCTGAAACTTAaccacttcttctgtgatgtgAAACCCCTCCTGGAACTGGCCTGTGGTAACACAGAACTCAACCAGTGGATTCTTTCTATTGTCACAGGGAGCGTATCCATGGGAGCTTTCTTCCTCACTCTCCTCTCCTACTTCTACATTATCGGCTTCCTTGTGTTGAAGAACAGGTCCTGCAGGATACTCCATAAGGCTCTGTCCACTTGTGCCTCCCATTTTATGGTGGTGTGTCTCTTTTATGGACCTGTGGGTTTTACATATATTCGtcctgcttcagccacatccATGAGTGAGGACCAGACAGTGGCTGTCATATACAGTGCAGTCACCCCAGTGCTGAATCCACTGATATACACCCTTAGGAATAAAGAA atgaaagcCTAG